From the Musa acuminata AAA Group cultivar baxijiao chromosome BXJ1-2, Cavendish_Baxijiao_AAA, whole genome shotgun sequence genome, one window contains:
- the LOC135607229 gene encoding peroxidase P7-like isoform X1, whose amino-acid sequence MAVSSERIAIVFCLALLVCIADGQLSPMFYRKTCPNLQTVVRSAMTQAVNNEPRMGASILRMFFHDCFVNGCDGSILLDDTATFTGEKNAGPNANSVRGYDVIDTIKSNVEAACPGIVSCADIVALAARDGVVLLGGPSWTVKLGRRDATTASQSAANTNLPAPGSSLSQLKTAFANKNLNARDLTALSGAHTIGQARCVNFRSHIYNDANIDASFASQTQQNCPSSGGDNTLAPLDLQTPTAFDNAYYQNLVAQKGLLHSDQELFNNGTQDALVRQYSTNAAAFSRDFAAAMVKMGNISPLTGSQGEIRLDCKKVN is encoded by the exons ATGGCTGTGTCCTCTGAGAGAATCGCCATCGTCTTCTGCCTTGCTCTACTTGTCTGCATTGCCGACGGGCAGCTTTCGCCGATGTTCTACAGAAAGACATGTCCCAACCTGCAGACCGTGGTGCGGTCGGCCATGACGCAGGCCGTCAATAACGAGCCGAGGATGGGCGCCTCCATCCTCCGGATGTTCTTCCATGATTGCTTCGTCAAC GGCTGCGACGGGTCGATCCTTCTTGATGACACGGCGACGTTCACCGGAGAGAAGAATGCGGGACCGAATGCCAACTCTGTGCGTGGCTACGATGTGATCGACACCATCAAATCCAACGTGGAAGCAGCCTGCCCTGGCATCGTCTCGTGCGCCGATATCGTCGCACTTGCCGCCCGCGACGGCGTAGTTTTG CTTGGAGGGCCATCGTGGACGGTGAAACTGGGACGCAGGGACGCGACCACAGCCAGCCAAAGCGCGGCCAACACCAACCTCCCGGCCCCCGGCTCCAGCCTCTCCCAGCTGAAGACGGCCTTCGCCAACAAGAACCTGAACGCGCGGGACCTCACCGCGCTCTCCGGCGCCCACACCATCGGCCAGGCCCGCTGCGTCAACTTCCGCTCCCACATCTACAACGACGCCAACATCGACGCCAGCTTCGCGTCGCAGACCCAGCAGAACTGCCCGTCCTCCGGCGGCGACAACACCCTGGCGCCGCTCGACCTGCAGACACCCACCGCCTTCGACAACGCGTACTATCAGAACCTGGTGGCGCAGAAGGGCCTCCTCCACTCGGACCAGGAACTCTTCAACAACGGCACTCAGGACGCGCTGGTCCGGCAGTACAGCACCAACGCCGCAGCCTTTTCGAGGGACTTCGCGGCGGCCATGGTGAAGATGGGAAACATCAGCCCGTTGACGGGAAGCCAGGGAGAGATTAGGTTGGATTGCAAGAAGGTGAACTGA